A stretch of DNA from Micromonospora sp. WMMD1155:
ACCGGTGACCCGGGTGTACGCGGACCTCGACGACATCCTCGCCGGGCTCGCCGCGTACGCCGGGCGGGGGACGGTGACCAGCCGCAACGCGCGACGCGCTGACGAGGGCACCACCTTCGAGGCGTCCTGCTACACCGACCCGCTCGCGTTGGAGCACCTGACCGGCAGTTGGCGGCGGGCGGTGCAGCACTTCGCCGACTGGGACGCGCCGGTGCAGTTGCGCTGGACCACCAAGTACGCGGACGTGGGCACCTTCGTCGGGCTGCCGCACGGCGGCCGGACCCGGGTGCGGTTCAGCGTCAACTGCGCCCCGGTGAGCGAACGGTTCGAGGGCGGCACCGCCCGGGTGCCGGACCGCCTGGCCGCGCTGCGCCGACTCGCGCTGGACGGCTACCCGGTGGGGTTGACCATCGCGCCGATCATCGCGCTGCCCGACTGGCGGGAACGCTACGGGGAGTTGCTCGACCAGGTCCGCGCGGCGGTCGACGGGGTGCCCGACCTCGACCTGACCGCCGAGCTGATCACCCACCGGTTCACCCCCGGCAGCAAGGAGGTGCTGCTCGGTTGGTACCCGCGAACCCGACTGGAGATGGACGAGGAGTCCCGCAGCCGCAAGCACGGCAGGTTCGGCGCGGTGAAGTACGTCTACCCGCGCGACACGATGGCCGAGTTGCGCGGCTGGTTCACCGCCGAACTGACCGCCCGGGTCCCCGCCTGCCGGATCCTCTACTGGACCTGACCCGCCGATCAGACCCCGACGGTGCCGTCGACGCCCTCCCGGAGGAAGTCCGCGTGGCCGTTGTGCCGGGCGTACTCGTGGATCAGATGCAGCATCACCAGCCGCAACGACACCGTCTCGCCGGAGCGGACGTTGTGACCGGTCACGTCCAACGACGGCGCGGCGCGCTCGATCCGGCGGGCCTCTTCGACCTCACGCTCCCAGGCGGCGAACGCCTCCGCCCGGGTCGCCGAGCCGGCGTCGTACGCCTGCTGGAAGTCGCCGGTCTCCGACCAGACCAACGGAACGTCCTGGCCGTCGATGACCCGTCGGAACCAGGCGCGTTCCACCTCCGCCAGGTGCCGCACCAGGGCGAGCAGGGAGAGCGTGGAGGGCGGCATGGACTGTCGTCGCAGCTCCTCGTCGGACAGGCCCTCGCACTTGAGCGCCAGCGTCGCGCGGTGGAAGTCGAGGAATGCGCGGAGCGTCTCCCGCTCGTCGCCGGTGACCGGGGGGCCGATCCGTTCGATGGTCATTGCGACGATCATGCCGGACGCCCCCGACGACGGTGCTGCCGGGCCGGGCTTCAGCCGACCGACGAGCGGGCCACCGGCGCGGCGAAGAACGTGTCCGGGTACGGCTCGTCGCGCAGGCGGTAGTGCCACCACTCGCGGTCGTAGTTGACGAACCCGGCGTCGGTCATCAGCCGCTGCAACAATCGGCGGTTGTCCCGGGGGGTGCCGGTGACGCGGGCGTCGGCGGTGTGCGCCCGGGAGTCGAAGCAGTCGAAGCCCGTACCCATGTCGATGCTGTTGTCGGCGAACCGCTGCCCGCGCGGCGCGGTGCAGGCGACCAGCGGCTGCCCGACCCGGTACGGGGGCTGGTCGGCGGGCGGTTCGTCGACCAGGGTCAGGTCCATGGTGCTGCCCCGGCTGTGCGCGGTGGGCGCCCCGATGTACCCGTCGGCGAAGAGTCGGTTCTTGGGCACGTCCGGGTAGAACTCGGCCTTGGTCTGCTGCTCGCCGGGGCGCTTCGACCAGGCGACGAAGTCGTCCACCGCCGGCTGCGGGCGATAGCAGTCGTACACCTTGAGGCTGTGCCCGCCGGCCAGCGCGGCGTCCTGCACCCGCCGCAGC
This window harbors:
- a CDS encoding spore photoproduct lyase family protein, which codes for MTSPDAVDVDQPLALDVPPAPHDASGERVSTRDLAGLAPPARPARRWTPGRVVATPAALEHPHGQRIADRVRALGIEVEHLRSNRLTGVRGQTDRETYARAKATMAIVVSPPSRRVLQPIAPSADWRVDLAEGCPAHCQYCYLAGSLSGPPVTRVYADLDDILAGLAAYAGRGTVTSRNARRADEGTTFEASCYTDPLALEHLTGSWRRAVQHFADWDAPVQLRWTTKYADVGTFVGLPHGGRTRVRFSVNCAPVSERFEGGTARVPDRLAALRRLALDGYPVGLTIAPIIALPDWRERYGELLDQVRAAVDGVPDLDLTAELITHRFTPGSKEVLLGWYPRTRLEMDEESRSRKHGRFGAVKYVYPRDTMAELRGWFTAELTARVPACRILYWT
- a CDS encoding DinB family protein gives rise to the protein MTIERIGPPVTGDERETLRAFLDFHRATLALKCEGLSDEELRRQSMPPSTLSLLALVRHLAEVERAWFRRVIDGQDVPLVWSETGDFQQAYDAGSATRAEAFAAWEREVEEARRIERAAPSLDVTGHNVRSGETVSLRLVMLHLIHEYARHNGHADFLREGVDGTVGV
- a CDS encoding M15 family metallopeptidase, producing MLGGCSRAEPRPAAPTASPPTPVSPTPSPVERLPGFVVLTDVDPRVHADIRYATPHNFVGRPITGYREPLCLLTRQAAEALRRVQDAALAGGHSLKVYDCYRPQPAVDDFVAWSKRPGEQQTKAEFYPDVPKNRLFADGYIGAPTAHSRGSTMDLTLVDEPPADQPPYRVGQPLVACTAPRGQRFADNSIDMGTGFDCFDSRAHTADARVTGTPRDNRRLLQRLMTDAGFVNYDREWWHYRLRDEPYPDTFFAAPVARSSVG